In one Ananas comosus cultivar F153 linkage group 12, ASM154086v1, whole genome shotgun sequence genomic region, the following are encoded:
- the LOC109718535 gene encoding SEC12-like protein 2 isoform X2, whose protein sequence is MAKGRREIPPCSKTYGFPIYCASFVPLAEIAAAKKDDEDDGAADAPGGGDGGGGSGEGGGGGGGGDRLVAALGGGGGEGRSGVPNALVVACFDLPSRSLSDQPVFRMGTNADVPYRMAVHPKGDGIICSFPKSCRWFEWDLLEGKELHNLALKSSGKILQPLEDVGLQLALSFNEEGSLLATGGEDGRLRVFKWPSMESILEESVDNTTLKDLDFSSNGKFLACLRSSGPCRVWDLTSVAVVANLPREDGEIFGFCRFSHGADDNQILYVTAMHGDKGRIVSWNISSWNRIGSKSIARDPISAFNVSSDGKFLAIGTVEGSIIILRSADTQVHTAVKKAHLGIVTALVFSQDTRALLSSSFDSTARVTVIENKKSKGLNMWLILLVIVLAIVAYHMRFKAAP, encoded by the exons ATGGCGAAAGGGCGGCGAGAGATCCCTCCCTGCTCCAAGACCTACGGCTTCCCCATCTACTGCGCCTCCTTCGTCCCCCTCGCCGAGATCGCCGCCGCGAAGAAAGATGACGAGGACGACGGCGCCGCCGATGCCCCAGGAGGTGGAGATGGTGGCGGCGGATCGGGagaaggaggaggtggaggtggtggtggagaTCGACTCGTCGCGGCgctcggcggcggaggcggcgaagGGCGGAGCGGGGTCCCCAACGCCCTCGTTGTCGCCTGCTTCGATCTCCCTTCCCGATCCCTCTCGGATCAACCG GTCTTCAGGATGGGGACTAATGCAGATGTTCCGTACAGAATGGCCGTGCATCCTAAAGGGGATGGCATCATCTGCTCCTTTCCGAAGAGTTGCAG GTGGTTTGAATGGGATTTATTAGAAGGTAAGGAACTTCATAATCTGGCCCTGAAATCTTCCGGGAAGATATTGCAACCGCTGGAAGATGTTGGGTTACAATTGGCATTATCTTTCAATGAAGAAGGTTCATTACTTGCAACTGGTGGCGAG GATGGACGTTTGAGGGTCTTCAAGTGGCCCAGTATGGAAAGCATTCTAGAGGAAAGTGTTGATAATACAACTTTAAAGGATTTGGATTTCAG TTCCAATGGCAAGTTTCTTGCCTGTCTGAGGAGTAGTGGTCCTTGCAGGGTTTGGGATTTAACATCAGTAGCAGTTGTAGCAAATCTACCGAGAGAAGAT GGAGAGATCTTCGGCTTTTGCAGGTTCTCTCATGGAGCAGATGATAACCAGATCCTTTATGTCACTGCAATGCATG GTGATAAAGGGAGAATAGTATCTTGGAATATTAGCTCATGGAATCGAATTGGGTCAAAGAGTATAGCCCGTGACCCGATATCTGCATTCAATGTCTCATCTGATGGTAAATTCCTTGCCAT TGGGACAGTTGAAGGAAGCATCATTATTCTAAGGTCCGCAGATACGCAGGTGCATACAGCAGTTAAAAAAGCGCATCTTGGCATTGTTACCGCATTGGTATTCTCACAAGATACAAG GGCTTTGTTGTCTTCCTCCTTCGACTCAACCGCGAGGGTGACAGTAATCGAGAACAAAAAGAGCAAAG GTCTTAATATGTGGCTTATTCTTTTGGTCATTGTGCTGGCCATTGTTGCTTATCACATGCGGTTCAAAGCGGCCCCTTGA
- the LOC109718535 gene encoding SEC12-like protein 2 isoform X1, whose amino-acid sequence MAKGRREIPPCSKTYGFPIYCASFVPLAEIAAAKKDDEDDGAADAPGGGDGGGGSGEGGGGGGGGDRLVAALGGGGGEGRSGVPNALVVACFDLPSRSLSDQPVFRMGTNADVPYRMAVHPKGDGIICSFPKSCRWFEWDLLEGKELHNLALKSSGKILQPLEDVGLQLALSFNEEGSLLATGGEDGRLRVFKWPSMESILEESVDNTTLKDLDFSSNGKFLACLRSSGPCRVWDLTSVAVVANLPREDGEIFGFCRFSHGADDNQILYVTAMHGDKGRIVSWNISSWNRIGSKSIARDPISAFNVSSDAICTIYSGTVEGSIIILRSADTQVHTAVKKAHLGIVTALVFSQDTRALLSSSFDSTARVTVIENKKSKGLNMWLILLVIVLAIVAYHMRFKAAP is encoded by the exons ATGGCGAAAGGGCGGCGAGAGATCCCTCCCTGCTCCAAGACCTACGGCTTCCCCATCTACTGCGCCTCCTTCGTCCCCCTCGCCGAGATCGCCGCCGCGAAGAAAGATGACGAGGACGACGGCGCCGCCGATGCCCCAGGAGGTGGAGATGGTGGCGGCGGATCGGGagaaggaggaggtggaggtggtggtggagaTCGACTCGTCGCGGCgctcggcggcggaggcggcgaagGGCGGAGCGGGGTCCCCAACGCCCTCGTTGTCGCCTGCTTCGATCTCCCTTCCCGATCCCTCTCGGATCAACCG GTCTTCAGGATGGGGACTAATGCAGATGTTCCGTACAGAATGGCCGTGCATCCTAAAGGGGATGGCATCATCTGCTCCTTTCCGAAGAGTTGCAG GTGGTTTGAATGGGATTTATTAGAAGGTAAGGAACTTCATAATCTGGCCCTGAAATCTTCCGGGAAGATATTGCAACCGCTGGAAGATGTTGGGTTACAATTGGCATTATCTTTCAATGAAGAAGGTTCATTACTTGCAACTGGTGGCGAG GATGGACGTTTGAGGGTCTTCAAGTGGCCCAGTATGGAAAGCATTCTAGAGGAAAGTGTTGATAATACAACTTTAAAGGATTTGGATTTCAG TTCCAATGGCAAGTTTCTTGCCTGTCTGAGGAGTAGTGGTCCTTGCAGGGTTTGGGATTTAACATCAGTAGCAGTTGTAGCAAATCTACCGAGAGAAGAT GGAGAGATCTTCGGCTTTTGCAGGTTCTCTCATGGAGCAGATGATAACCAGATCCTTTATGTCACTGCAATGCATG GTGATAAAGGGAGAATAGTATCTTGGAATATTAGCTCATGGAATCGAATTGGGTCAAAGAGTATAGCCCGTGACCCGATATCTGCATTCAATGTCTCATCTGATG CCATTTGCACAATCTACAGTGGGACAGTTGAAGGAAGCATCATTATTCTAAGGTCCGCAGATACGCAGGTGCATACAGCAGTTAAAAAAGCGCATCTTGGCATTGTTACCGCATTGGTATTCTCACAAGATACAAG GGCTTTGTTGTCTTCCTCCTTCGACTCAACCGCGAGGGTGACAGTAATCGAGAACAAAAAGAGCAAAG GTCTTAATATGTGGCTTATTCTTTTGGTCATTGTGCTGGCCATTGTTGCTTATCACATGCGGTTCAAAGCGGCCCCTTGA